The DNA window CTGTACGACACCGCGGGACAGGTAACGCAAGATTTAAACAAtccctgtgcgtgtgtgtgtggcattTCCTCGTTCTGTGCACAGGCACTGGCCCCGCAGTTCGTTGTGTTGTTGTGCACGCCGGGAGGGTTTTCCTTAGCAATTTGAGAAGGAGTTCAGTTCACCTGGGCTTTGGGGAGCAACTTAAAAGATGCATCGCTTTATTTTAGGTCTGACTAATCGATGTAAATTAAGGATGCCCAGTGGAGCGTGAAGCACTACGGGGGCCATACATTATTGAGGAGGACACACTAAGACTGCCAAGACTACTTAAGCGGCAAGTGCGTATACAAGAGACCTGCTCAGACATGCCAGCGCCAGTGTTTGTGCGTGGTTTTGCAGGGTTTTTTAATGATTGTGTGAGGGAAGGAGATGGAGGAGACACTGGTACAAGACTTTTTGTGTcgagaaaaaggaaaataaattgttCTTCGCGGGCTGGCCGAAATCAAGAGCTGGTGGCACAGTCTGGTTATGGTCGTAGTTCTACTTGCCGAGAGTTTTATTTTGTGACTTCAGGGGAATCTCGTCCACGGTGTCCCTGTGGGTGTCTGTGTCTCACGGCCTTGTGGTGTAAAAGCACAGCCAGGACGAGACGGGGCCCCAGGTGGCAGCTGTGCAGTCTCGTACGGTGAGGATTTTCCAGATTAAAACGGCACatcgttgttgtttttttgtgtttgtttgtttagtcttTTCGTCCTCGGTCGTGTGAGTTTGCCTATGTTTAACATCTTCGACAGGAACTGCCCCAGACGCCCTGCGAACTGTGCCGATGACTCGGGGACTGGGGGGAGTTGGGCATCTGTCCAGACAGGGCGGGAAATAGTATTCACTCCCAGGCATGCAGTCGAGGTTTCAGAGGAATGTGTGTAACCAATACACGCTTTCAGCAACACAAACGCACAAAGACACAAACTGAGGGTCTCGTGTAGTTGTTTAATTGCATGCATCTGAGTTCTTTCTTTGGCATTTCGGTAAAtagaaaactaataataatacaggaaTAGACATGATCCCTATTGAAGTTTCGAGGGaaattgcactttgttttggaCGCCGTTTGAATCGCAAGTCGCCTGCGAAGCGTCTCTGAATCGAGCGGACGAGGAAGTAGATAGAGACATCGAGTGGACGTGCAGTGTGCTGTTTTTGAATATCGATCAGGAGAGGAGGGATcaatagtgagtgagtgatgGTCTGAACGGTGGCGAGCACACAGCGATCGGCATCGGCCTTTGGTATTCGAATCTCAGCtacaattaaaggaaaaatgtgTCTGGGCAGCACTTCATATCTGTCTTGTCAACCGCAGGAGGACTATAACCAACTGCGGCCGCTGTCTTACCCCAACACCGACGTGTTCCTCATCTGCTTCTCCGTGGTGAACCCAGCGTCCTACCACAACGTGCAGGAGGAGTGGGTGCCCGAGCTGAGAGCCTGCATGCCCCACGTGCCCTACATCCTCATCGGCACACAGGTGAGCCCTGGCCTCTGCCTCTAACTCCCCCGCGGAGTAAATATCACATCACCGTGTTCAAGACAGTTAAAACGTGCCGTTCTGCTGGCAAGActttaaaagttatttttacTACTGGTAATTTTATATTAACACGGTGTGCACTACTATGTTTTTCACAATCATTTCCACACAGACACTGGTTCCATCAACACAATATCCCAAATCAGTAGTTTAGTTACCAGAAGAGAAGCTATTTCAACACCGCTATCAGCGTCAGTCACCTGTTTCCTGAGACTTTGGAGGTTTGGCCTGTACAGTTTGGAGTAAATGGAGTATAACTGCAGGAAACGTTGTGTAATAAGCCTTATGAAGGAGCAGGACACGTTGTCTCATAGATCGATCTGCGAGACGACCCGAAGACGCTGTCCCGGCTGCTTCACATGAAGGAGAAGCCCATGAGCCACGAGCAGGGAGTCAAGCTGGCCAAAGAGGtgagcagtgcattgtgggagcaGCTCAGTAACAATGTGGGATGTGGAAATGTCCTTCAATGCCTTGTCAATCAGTCCCTGGGACACATTTGAACAGCTGAGGGAGATATCAAAGTTGAATTCACCCACTGGCTGTTCATTGTGTTTATGTTTAGCTGACAGATGCTTTCAGCTCCGTGTCCGATACCAGATTTGCCCAGAATTGTTCCAGCTCTGGCCCTGTGGGCCACTAGAGGGCGACGTGTGTTTGTCAGGATGGCTCAGACCAGCGCGAGACGCTTCCTGTTCTCTGCAGCCCGACAGTCCACACTTATCTGTACGCGGCAGGCGGCCGCAGACACGCCGAGGGCAGAGATAAGAGCGTCCCGGTGTCGGGGAGCCGTGTCGGCCCTGTCCTGTGACACACGCTGACGGGAAGAAGTGTGAGAGGGCAGATAAATCTCCGATGGGGAGGAGATGGCTGGGCGGTGTTCGGTTTGGAACGGGAGCCCTTTGCACCGCAGCCTGGCATCGGCGGTTCACTCCGAATACTGTCAGTGTTTTCAAAAGCCCACCCCCCGCCCAAGGGAAACGGCACATATGTGTCACTCGTTTCCTGGCTCACGctctggtcctgttacagccTGGCTGCTTTGGTGCATGAACAGGAACACGAGAAGGGATTTGGACTGTGAGCAATGAAATTAAAATCACGAGAAATTAATGGGAAAACTATCTCTTAATGTTACTTAAATCAGTTACTTAAAACCTGGGCGATGTAGGTGTACTCTGTTATTGTCTGAAgacaacaattataataataatgaacatcgCTGTGGATGTCTCTGGCAAGCCTTTGACACCCTGCCAGGTCCAAAACGTTATTTACTGCCTTCCACCAGTTGGCACAACCAAACCTCCGATATCCAACCCCATAGCAGCCAGCTGGCCCGGTGACCTCGAGCCGCGTCTAACCCGGCGCTGTGTCTCCTCAGATCGGGGCGCAGTGCTACCTGGAGTGCTCGGCACTGACCCAGAAGGGGCTGAAGGTCGTGTTCGACGAGGCCATCCTCACCATCTTCAGCCCCAAGAAGAAGCGGAGGAGCTGCGCGGCCTGCCGGAGCTGCTGCACCGTCGCCTGAGAGCCCCCCCGCCCCGCCGGACCCCTCTCCCTGACcccctctctcccactccctccctctccgtcATCTCGGCCCGGCGCCCGACGGGGGAGATACGGTCCGGATCCGGCGCCACCTCCCTGCTCTCTGCCCCCCCAGGGAAGGGTGAATGAATGATACTCGCCGCTGCCCCCCTGCCCTTGCAGAAGCGCGTGCCTGACCCCCCAGCAGTCGAACCAAAGAGCAGCGCAGATCCTGCACCCCCACACCGAGGCCTTATCTTCTTCGGTATCTTATCCTTCTCAcacacctgtctgtctgtctttttacGCTGAAAAATCGCTGGTGTCTTTATTattcttaattgtttaattgcctTAATCCAGAAAAAACACTTAAAGCGTGTGGTTTTAAACCTCTGTGTGTTTTATGCTCTGGCTTCACAGCGGCCCCTCAACACAAACTGTGTGAAAAGTGCCAGATTTTTTTACATGCAATATTCTCAACACGCTACAGTACCGTATGACCAGCAGCACCATGTGCTTTTCCTTGCATTGCATCTGGTTTTGTGCAGTTGTTTTATGTAGATTCAAATACTGTACTTGTCTGGGTGGTTAAATGCTCCcttaaatataaagaaaagaaacacttGTGAACGACAATACTGTAGGGATGTTGCACAAGATTGACATTTCCTCTGGGATACTGTGAAGCAGCAGCAATCAGACTGAGCTTTGAGGTGGAGCAGCCGTCCTTTTAAAGGCGTCTGTACGAGCACGGCGGTGTCCACCTTTCCTGTACCGGGGTTTAAAAGTTGGCAGTCGTTCTTGAATAAACTGCGGTCAGTAAACGCCTGTCCGTCCCGCGGTGCTCGGAGATCTCTGCCAGTCATCGCTCAACACCCGGAGACGGACGATCCTTCTCACCAGTTCAGTCCATCTCTGCCTCGGATGAAGCGAAAGTCGGCAGCTCTGCGGCTCCAGGATCACAGCTGGCGTCCTCTCGCCATCCCTGCCCTCGCCCTCACTCGCTGGGGACCCCGTCTGCGTCTGGCCGAGCCTGCCGGTCCGGGGGCCGCCCTCTCCTCGGTGCCTTCTACCTCCTCGAACGCAGCTGCAGAGACGACGTGCAGAGACGCAGCTTGACCAACCCGCGTCGGCCAGGACGTTAAAGGAGgagcgcacacgcacacacaagatGGATTGTAAGTTTACGTTTGCCTACACGCTCTTCCCGTGCCTTCCACCAGCATGGCCACCGCGTCATGGCCGTCCACGCCACCTCCGGCAGCTGTGAACCGAGACAGTCGGGGTCTCCTCCTAAACACAGCATTGCAGTGTTTAAACCAAGTGCCTTAATTAAGTCTTCTAAACAGTAACCAAATGTCCAGAGCGTGGCTCAGACACCCCGCACTGCGCCGGCCTCTCCGGGAAGCAGAGTCTGAGTGCCGATTCACCCGTTGCGACCCGGCCTTGAAGCGCGGGGCGGTGTGCCGCACAAAGGGGCTCCCGTGGTGTTCGCCCAGCGGCCAGAGCTGCCCAACACCTCAAGGGCAGAGGAACTGTTTCAGCGTTTCATATCCAGTCCCCTTGTCCGAGacagtatttgtgtttgttcgactgttgttgttttgtaggcttttaaaaatgtgtccGTGCTCTGAACCCACAGAGATGCCTTCCGCTGCTCTCGACAATCACAGAGGTAACACGGAAGTCGGGTTTCCTTCGTGTCTGAAGGTTTGCAGGTTGaatttttgtatttctgtaaaACTGTGGTCTGGGTGGGGCTGCGCAGTCGCCAGAGTTGGGGATATCGTCTTATCGTCTTTCACAGGTGCCTTGAATCCTATAACCCAGACCTGCTGTCCGAAGGGTCGCAGTGTCAAATGTTCCTCTGCAAACATACCTTACTGAAACCTCAGTGTGAGAGCTCAGCAGTGAGGTCAGGAACCACATGTAACTGAGCTCCGCCTCTTTACACTCCGGTCACCTCGTACAAGCTTTGCCACCACTCTCTCACAGTGGATTCACATGTACGTGCATCTTGCTTTCTGTCACACAGGCTTTTGTAAACGTTCGCCAATAGCAGCCTTGTGTGAACAGCGGCTCTGTCTGAATgaattcctgtgtgtgtgtattgtgtgtgagtgtgtattgtgtgtttgtatgtgagtgtattgtgtgtagtgtgtgtgtgtgtgtttattgtatgtgtgagtattgtgtgtttgtatgtgtgagtgtattgtgtgtgtgtgtttattgtatgtgtgagtattgtgtgtttgtatgtgtgagtgtattgtgtgtgtatgtgtgtgtattgtgtgtggcCTACTTCAGTAGTGCGCTGCGGCCGCTCCACTGTGTGTTGTGCCTCTCTAACCCAGTGAGACGTACAGCTGACGGGAGACTGGGAGTCGATGAAATGCCAGTATTAATGAGTGGTGtgtcctttttaaaaatgataatgATGACAAACACTAAATGCATCTTCCGTGTGGAGAAGCTGTTTCAGGGGAACGGACGGTCAGCAGACAGCAGCTTCCTGTAGTGCAGGGGACCTCAGCCCTGGCCCTggtgttccaaccgagctcccagtgacttaattgaaccttaatggaagaaacaatctgcttagattttacttctTAAAttgttgtaataaaataattgcttctttaatacgttctttatacaattctatacttaacttaaaccccctactgtttaaaataatgaaatggctCTGATGTAGGAAATTATTAtgtcaattaagggttcaattaagtaattgggagttCGGTTGAAATACAAACCAGCGGGGCAGGGGTTGGGGCTTCCAGGGCCAATAAACTTTAAAGTCACTTTCACAGATGTATCACTAGGGGGGGCACAAGGCCACTGACTTGCCTTCCCAGCTCTGAGCCCTGGACGTCACCCTGTGTGAGGGGGGGCAGGCCGATACAAAGGTTTATGTGGACGTTTGCTTTAAGATGAACTCAGGAACATCAGGCTTTGGTCATTATTTTATGTCTGCTGTGTCCCCTGCGCTCGCCCCCGTGCCTGTACTCTCTATGCAATAGCTCCGTACTGGACACTTCCTGAACGCCAGGTATTACACTGGTAACAGCAATAACTCGAACctaatcaaatacaaaatgtatttaaatctgTTAGACGTAGTTAATATCCATGACTTTTCTCTCTTTATTTCCTGCGCACCCTGTAGTGTTTGTATTCTGCTGTTTGTATTGTCATTGCTTCGGTGTTTTCCAGTGTAAATACGTTGTGGCAATTAAACTATGCAACACCTGCGATCGCTCACGTCTGTTCATTTGAAGGAAGCTTTTGTGAAGCCtcaacaaaatgtgtgtgtgtgtgtgtgtgtgtgtgtgtgtgtgtaaacacaGGCCAGTAAACCAGCCAACAGGATTAAGTGAAACCCCGGTGAGATTATATACGGTTCTCAAAGTTATCCCAGACCGTGCTACAaaacctccccccaccccccgctgGCCGGACAATGACTGAACACACGAGTCGTTACCAGATCAGCAGGATTTTATTGTATCAGTAGCCAGTTTAATAAGAgcttcagggcagaaacactcACCCGCGCCCGGGACTCTACGAGTATAATAGCAGCGGacagttttatgtatttttcggattcttttaagtaaaaaaaataataaacaagctAAATAACCATGAAGTGCATATAATAGCCACGATTCCCTACATGAATCAAAAAGGCCCGGCTGCCTTGAGAACCCCCCGTCCCCAATTATCGGCATTATTTTGGTCTTTTGAGAAAGCAGTTTGGGAGACGTTAATGCAGTGGGTTCCGTAAAGCCCAGATTTACGCATCAAAGACCTTGCAGGATGgagagaacagagagagagagacagacacacacaacccaGGTAAATACTGTCTCAATTAAACAGGAAAAGGCAGCTTCAAACAGGTGCCGGCAGACAGATTTTGTTCGAGTCGTGAGTTAATTACAGGGGGCTGCTGGGTAATGCCCAACTTAGAGCGCCTTCCACACACCGGCGTGGAAAAACACCACGAGGACCCGTTCTCCAGGTCCCAGTGTGTCCAGGTGGCTTAATGTCCCTCACGAGACCCGGCGACAGGGAGGGGAGATCGGGGAGAGGCAGGAGGAGGAAAGGGGGGAAACCTTTCCGGCGGTGCGGTGATTTGGTGAGCGAGGGCCAGCGCCGAGGCTGGGGTCGGCGAGTCCCGATGGGTGCCAAAGGCGCGCCACTCAGACATAGGTGACGCACTCGGTGGTGCTGGTGAGACACACGCCGCAGTCGCAGCGCAGGGCCACGGGGTAGGTGTAGAAGGGGTCCACGTGGGCGGAGCAGTTGGGCAGCTTCACCGTCACCATCCTGGTCTCGTTGTAGGTGCACACCCGCTGGTAGGACTCGACGTAGGGGGGGTCCAGGACTGGCTTCTGCGAAGACAACACGCGGGGCGTTTCCCTTTATACACAGTTCAGCTCAAATCAAAGgcccccagacagcagctcccaGACATTCTCACTCTCACCATAAAACACCAGATCGGTCAGTGATCTCTTGCCACCTGTTCACCGGCCGTGTAACTCGGCACGCTTCGAAGGGGAAAGATTGACACGTCGACATGGGACGCACGCATGGACCCCCCCACCGCACACGTCACACGCCTGTGTCTTTGCCATATGTCTCCCTACCTCCCAGGTCTCGCAGCGCCCCCAGCAGGCGTCCGTGGTGATGTGCAGCCCCCGGCAGCCCGGCTTCCTGGCCAGGAAGGTGAACTCTCGCACCGCGCAGCCAATGAACCGCTTCAGGTTGACGGTGGGGGGCTGCGCCAGGGAGCAGGCGGTCAGCACCACGGCCAGCAGCAGCACACGGGGCATGGCGGGGCGCTGGCTCCGGctccacacactgtcacacaacacagcacagcacagtgaggggacagtctcacacagcacagcacagtgaggggacagtctcacacaacacagtacagcacagtgaggggacagtctcacacaacacagtacagcacagtgaggggacagtctcacacagtacagcacagtgaggggacagtctcacacaacacagtacagcacagtgaggggacagtctcacacagtacagcacagtgaggggacagtctcacacagcacagcacagtgaggggacagtctcacacagcacagcacagtgaggggacagtctcacacaacacagtacagcacagtgaggggacagtctcacacagcacagcacagtgaggggacagtctcacacaacacagcacagtgaggggacagtctcacacagcacagcacagtgaggggacagtctcacacaacacagtacagcacagtgaggggacagtctcacacagcacagtgaggggacagtctcacacaacacagtacagcacagtgaggggacagtctcacacagcacagcacagtgaggggacagtctcacacaacacagtacagcacagtgaggggacagtctcacacagcacagcacagtgaggggacagtctcacacaacacagtacagcacagtgaggggacagtctcacacagcacagcacagtgaggggacagtctcacacagcacagtacagtgaggggacagtctcacacagtacagcacagtgaggggacagtctcacacaacacagcacagcacagtgaggggacagtctcacacaacacagcacagcacagtgaggggacagtctcacacagcacagcacagtgaggggacagtctcacacagcacagcacagtgaggggacagtctcacacagtacagcacagtgaggggacagtctcacacagtacagcacagcacagtgaggggacag is part of the Amia ocellicauda isolate fAmiCal2 chromosome 21, fAmiCal2.hap1, whole genome shotgun sequence genome and encodes:
- the rhoj gene encoding rho-related GTP-binding protein RhoJ, whose protein sequence is MNRREEEEGSGDSSSLASRVRKMLKCVVVGDGAVGKTCLLMSYANDAFPEEYVPTVFDHYAVNVTVSGRQHLLGLYDTAGQEDYNQLRPLSYPNTDVFLICFSVVNPASYHNVQEEWVPELRACMPHVPYILIGTQIDLRDDPKTLSRLLHMKEKPMSHEQGVKLAKEIGAQCYLECSALTQKGLKVVFDEAILTIFSPKKKRRSCAACRSCCTVA
- the gphb5 gene encoding glycoprotein hormone beta-5 encodes the protein MQPPARGLMSVWSRSQRPAMPRVLLLAVVLTACSLAQPPTVNLKRFIGCAVREFTFLARKPGCRGLHITTDACWGRCETWEKPVLDPPYVESYQRVCTYNETRMVTVKLPNCSAHVDPFYTYPVALRCDCGVCLTSTTECVTYV